The Pithys albifrons albifrons isolate INPA30051 chromosome 1, PitAlb_v1, whole genome shotgun sequence genome contains the following window.
aaaaaaaccaagcTAACACAGCGACAGTATTTGCCAGCTTTTGCTAAGACTAGTTTAGCTAGCAGCTACCATGAGATTATACAAGGAAATCTTGCAGTCTTCAACTGGATTGTCACATTGGGTTTTAAATTTACCACAGTGCTGCAAACAGTAAATTTGTCAGTAGGTAATACCCCTAACATTTCATCTATGTAAGActtataaaattaaacaattcttttttttaaaaaatacattttctgccAGCAGAAAAGAATTCTCTTAAAAAGGCAAGATACACTAGAGACCCCAATTCTTTCCTCCCAAACTGCCCCCATCTTGCAGTGCAGTTGGTTGCTGTTCCCCTCCAGATCTCTGCTGACAGGCAGTCCCATTGCCTTTTTAAGAAAATCAACGTGTTTCCTGTGACTGTGGATGCTGGTTGAGCATTGCAAAGGCTCAGCAGAGGGGCAAAAGTCCCAACACTGAAGGAAGTGGTAAAAAACCCATCCTCTGGTCTCCAAATGAATTACTGAAATGGAGATAGATGGAAATGTGAGAGAGGGATTTCAGTATCCAAAGTGAGGTGTTGATTCTGACTTTTATGGAATTGATGGGTTTCAACAATCCCTGAAGTCAGCTGCTTTGGGCAACAGGGTTTCCATTTGCAAAGAGCACTAGGCATGTGAGAATGAAACCTGGGCTTCTTCCACCAGGACAGTTGTGAGGTGGGTTTATATCTGCATCACTTTTACATGGATCTCCTGTATCAGTTTCAAACACTGATTTTCTTTGCCAGCATTTCAACAATGGAGTTAAAAATGAGCAAATCTTTGAGGACCAGGCTTTTTATCAGATTTCAGTTGGCAGTCAAGTAGctctgtgagaaaaaaaaagccacaactggaaaaaaacacaagatCTTTTCTCTGATAAGCAGTGCTCCACAGTCATAGACATCAGTGCTAATTCTTCCCCTGGCACATCCTCAAGAGCGTTTTGGCACTGGAAGTTGCCTCACATATGCCCAGATGAATTGCAGATGTTGTGTTCAGATGAGGAATGTCAGCATGGAAACAACTTACTCTCACATCCTGTAGGTCTGCATCTTGGTTTGATAAGGTTGTCAAGAATCCCCATGAAAGTTTCCTTCCAAACTTTCCCAGAAAGGGagggggggattttttttttctaagccaGGCTACATGATCACTTCCCTTTGCAACCTCCTTCATTGAAGGCTGGTTCCTGAATGAGATGTGGCTGTTGGCAGACCCCTCCgcttcccttcctctgctgcaCATAATTTCTGAGCAATGGCCTGCTGAGGTTAGAAAGACAGGAGGGTGTCAAATCTGGACCTAATTGAATTAGACATGAAAAGGATCAGATGGGGGAAATTTGTGGGAAAAGTTCTCGACTTAGTGTTTGTTGCACACCTATGCAAACAACATGTAAAACCCAGCACATTAGGAGCACCCTGTATTCAGGTTTGTCTGGAAATGTTTCTTCAAGACTTAAAGTGCATGACAGAGAACACGATGCTGCTAATGAGGGCAACATCCAAAAGGCACATTTTGGGGAGTAATAATTAAAAGGATGATGCATGGGTTTGTAAGTGAGCAGCCACAGAGTTGGTACATTTTGGTGTGTGCTTTGGAGAGATGTAGCTTTGCTCCTACAAACATGTCTGAGGCATGAAGGTCTGCTCTAGACTGATtattctgccctggcacctgcagagcagcttgGCCCCCATTGTCCAGCATCAGTGCTCTTGAGCCAACAGGATGAATCCACGACCTCAATGCACCGGCTAAAGTTTGGAGCCTGTAGATAACACGGGCAAAGATTTGAGAGTTTATAAAATCCACAATCAACTATTAgcatatacaaatatataaattattgaCAGTTTTACAAAAGGCACACTGCAAGCCATCTCAGTCCGACACCTGTACAAACCCCATGGCACCCCACCCTCCATGCCCCACCCCCTTCTCCCCAGCTTTCATCACGAAACATAAGGTGCAGCTGCTACGGACCCATGGCTGTCATGGCAACTGAGGACCTCTTTTTTGGTCAGCCCAATTTGTCGGTGGTACTGTCCTTCTTTAATGGTCTTAAGACATTGTATGTTCTTCCCCAAGGTGATGCTTTTGATGGAAGGTAGATATTTCAGAACAGTCTTTGGCAAAGATGACACACTTGTCCCAGAGAGGTTGAGCTCTTGTAGGGAGTTCAGACCAAAGATAACTTCAGCAGACAGTGAACTCAACTTGGGATTGTTGGATAAATCCAGAACTTGGAGGGCTGAGAGTTCCTTGAAGCTATGAGGAGATAACTCTCCAAAGCCACGCAGGCCACTGAGGGATAAATGAATCAAATCTTTCAGCCCTGTGAAGTCACCTTTCTCAACCTTAACCAGAGGGTTTCCATCAAGATTTAAATATCGAAGAGGAATGCCTTGAAGGTTTGGCACATATGTTATCCTGTTTCCAGAAAGATTTAAGTTCTGGATGTTGGGGACTCTCTTTTCATGGTGCCTTGTAATTATGCTTAGCATATTATTGGATAGATCCACATTCAGGGATTTTCCTTGACCTTTTGATGCAAAAATGTCCATAGCTATATCCAAAAGCTTGTTATTGCTCAAATCTATGTCACTTAGAGGAGAACTGGAGAAACAGTCTTCTGGAAGGACTTCCAGAGAGTTATGACTCAGATCTAAGGACTCCAGGTACCGAAGCCTGGAGAAGGTTGTGGAGGAAATCTTGGCAATTTTGTTGTAGCTCAGATCGAGACTCACCAGGGTGGTGTATCCAGGGCCTGTAAGCATTGATTCATTTATTGTTTCCAGTTTGTTTGATGATAGATCCAAATAGGAGGTATCCAGAGGTATTGGGACAGGAACAATATGTGAGCCTATTCCACTGCAGTCCACCTTGGTCAAGCTAAAGCTGTCAAAGAGACCAAAGGTTTCCACTTCACAGTGGCAGCCTGGGAAGCAGGTTTTGGTGGTACCAAAacaaggaaagagaagcagcaaattGAACCAGGCCAGGAACTGCATTGTACCTGGAAAACAAGACAATGAGAAAACAGATGTAATTGCTGTAGAAACTGCTTTATGGAAAATGTGTACCTgtcttctcctctctctttccaaAGGGATAGATTAAGGCTACCCTTAAATAGCATGGATATCCCAAACACTTCGACTCTCATGTTATGAACACCAGTGGGAAGTTAATGGAAAAACCAAACTGAGTCAACAGTCTGCAGATATAACCAAGTTAAGACACAAGTGGAAATGAGGTGCAAGAACAGTAGGTTGCCTTAAAGCACAGTCTATCCAACATGCATCTTTTTGACTGGACTGTGGAAGAAGCTAAATAACAGTTCAAACACTGAGTCATTTTATAACCTGGCAAACTTCAGCACACAGAGGTCTTCATGTCAGAGCATCCCTACAAGATTTGGGAGCACCAACTTCAAACCCCTGAATTGACAGGTTGGAGAAATCATTTAGACTGTGGGAGCATTAGGTGTCCAAAAGCCTTatcaggagaggaaaaagcaaagttcCATTCAAATTTCCTATAGGTAACAGAGATAATGGCATCATCAAAACAACATCCAGGATACACAGTTAAAAAGGGCAGCTGCTTACTACACAAGGTCTCCCTTGCTTAGACTTCTGATGCAAATTTTGCAGTTTTTAGGTAAGATCGATCATGGCTTTATATCAGGTGGATAAAATCAACCTTCCTTGGGCTCATggcagcaggacagaaagcagctgCTTGGCTCCTCACCTACTAGAGCAGAGGAACCAAGGGTTGCTCAGTCTAACCCAGACTTTCCTGTGGTGGGCCCAGCCTGCTGCACAGTGGAGAGAGACAATTTGCTTCATATAGGGACTCTGGGGAGCCTTTGTTAATTACATTAAGTACTGTCTCTAATTAACAATGCCAGCAAGCTAGGAGTTCTCTACACCCCTCTGATTTCTCCATCTAAGAAATTTCTGTCCTTCCATCATCACAGACAATAAAGGCAGAGAGCTGATCTGCACCTCTCTGACTCTACTGAACCATTCTGGATCACATCCTGACAGTTGCTCCACACAACTGTGGGCAACAGCAGCTGGTGATTTCAAGAAACAGCCAGAAAAGCTTTAGCTGTGCATCTCTGGAGAGGGTAAACTGGAGCATGCCAGCATGCTGCAggtcagcaggagcagcaaggaCTGTCCTCATTGGTTGTCAATTGCAGACATGGGTGATGACTCCTCATGACTTCCAAACAGGGTCTTCAGGAGGCCAGCAACAAAAAATCCCATGAAAGTAGGTGAGCAGATCCATCAGCACCAGTCCTTGGCTATGCTGCTGGCCATAAAGAGACACTCATGCAGCAAGAACTCATttaacaagtaaaaaaaaaatctcctttaaTGCATGTTCCCATCCCCAAATCAGGCTCCCCAGTCTCTATTCTCACCTTTCCTATCACTCTTTAAAAGAACTTCATTAACTTCCTTGCAGTATCATCTTTCCCACACACTCTTTGATCTGTCTGAGGcgccttccccacagcccttgcACCTTCCCAAGACCATTTCCTAGAAATTCACACTTCATCTTCCCTCACCCACCCCTTGGCATcagtttctctccctctccacaGTCATCTTCTTGGCTTTCATTCCCAGGAGTCTGACTGGGGACTACTTGCCAATATGCAAAAGAAGTGCAAAGGTGGGAAAATGTTGCAGGAATATTGTCCTGATCACTGATATGAGTTGTCTGGCAGTGCCTCCCAGATCTGCTGCAAATAGAGAGCAGAGATTGGGACTCTGGCCAAATTGCCTGCCACCAAACCATTGCTAAAGGCCAACACACAATCCTCTGGGGTCCATTATTCTGTAGGAACAACAGAAAATTGGTAAGATGAGCCCTAGTCTCAGCCCATCTCAAGTGTTTCTTGAGAAAACACATATGTGTGCAGAGGAGACACAGGGGGTAGAGCTCTTTTCTGCAGTCATGTTTCCAGATATCCCTTTCCTACTGACATCAAGGCTGATCCCCTCTTGTTCTGTGCAGACAGACTTAGCTGGCTCCCTCCTGCAGTCCTTCCTAAAATAAACactactctttcttttttcatgaaTCTGCATTTTGAGTGCACTGCAATGTTTTATTACTGGGGAAGTGACAGCAATGGGGAGCTCCTTGTAAACTAAAACTGCAAAAATGCAAATGTTAAATGCCTTGTGTACAGGGAAGTACCCACACTAGTGTCAGCTCAGGCTGCTGGTATTTCTTCTTCCAAATTTCACCTAGTGGCTAGTCCTGCTTGATGTCTTAACATAGAAAGCACCTCTCATCTTCCCCTTCAAAAGTCCAGATTAGTTTCTCATGGCATTGTTTTAGCTCTGATGGGAGATGGATCACACAGCAGCAAGTCCAACAACAGACCACTATGAAATTTGACTTTCTGAGCACTGCTAAGACTTTCCCGGGCTCCTGCTGGGGCATCTGAAGAAAAGTAAGAGGACAATCTCCTATTTTAACTGGGAACAAACTTTCTAATAGAGCGTGCAGGAATAGACCAAGGGGCAGTGGTTTTAAACTATACCAAGTGTGACtcagactagatataaggaagtAAAGTTCTATGATGAGGGTGGTAAAACACcgcacaggttgcccagagaggtggtagatgccccatccctggatgagcattcaaagccaggttggatggggctctgagcaacctgatctggtTGAACATGTCCCTTGCCTATTGTGGTGGAGTTGGATTGGATGGTATTTAAAGAGTCTCTTCCAAACTAAActattctatgatcctatgaatGAAGAGGAGAATTAAAACCAGTGCTGGGCTTTGATATGTGGCTGCTCAAACCCCTTTTGACATAGGAATCCCCTTCCCGATCAGCCTCAAAAACGACTGCTGGAAGTGGGCAGATACAGTGACTCCCACTGCAATATCCATCACTCCAGCCAGCAGCAAATACAAAACATTACACAGCTGAAATGCAGTACACAAAGCTCAGCTGAGGTATTTACACAGCATATATtgccttttccctcctcacagCACCTCTACAAATTCTCCTTACTGGCTCTGACATTGCTTTGCAGATAGGATACAATCCATTACTACCAGTTAAAAACTCCCTTATGGAGCAGCATGAAGCATTCATAGACTAACATGCCACTTGGTTAATAGCTCTGATGAAAGATAGGAGAAATAATGTTACTGGTCATCTTCCAGTCCAAGAAAGATACTCCTGCATTGCCAGATAATCAACAAAAAACTTAGTCAGGTACAGGCATGCTTTATCATTGTGTGGAGCAATCGATAGCTCTCTTTGAAATAGGTAAAGAAACATGCCCCAGGCATTTACAGTTCATCTCTGTACAGTGTGCATTTGAAACCGCCTCAAATTGCCTTTGGATTGCTGCCTACCAGCTCCTTTGTTGATAAAGGCAGGAAGCCAAGGTATCCCCTCATAAAAGAAAGAGGAATTATGCTCTTGTAGAACTGGGCTGCTTCACCTGGGGGAAACACCATGGATCAGAAaccaccatcaccatcacctGGAATGGTGAGGGGAAAGTCACTAGAAGAAAGCCTGGGGCTAGTTCAGTCATGACCTCTTCATTTCTATTACTGTTGAGGTGTGCAGAGATCCCAGTGATAAGTTTTGGTCATCTGACAGGTCTAGGGGACTTGTTATACCCACTGATTTCAATAGGAGCTGCTGGGGGTACAATATTACCCTCCATGTTTCAGGTGCCCATAGTGGCTGCAGGGCTCTGGTCTTTATAACTTGATCATCCTTTCTGCATGGCAAATAGTCTGAGATAACCTCAATGAGATCCTGCGGCGGTTAACAGAGCCAAAGTTGGACCAAATTCCTAGCAGGGTGCTAGCCTTCTCCTCGGATCCCACATCTCTCACTAAGCCTACAGATGCCCTTATACCTTCTCCCTGCTATGCTGATCAACTGCAACGTTGTGTGGCAGGACTCATACAGGAAA
Protein-coding sequences here:
- the TSKU gene encoding tsukushi, producing MQFLAWFNLLLLFPCFGTTKTCFPGCHCEVETFGLFDSFSLTKVDCSGIGSHIVPVPIPLDTSYLDLSSNKLETINESMLTGPGYTTLVSLDLSYNKIAKISSTTFSRLRYLESLDLSHNSLEVLPEDCFSSSPLSDIDLSNNKLLDIAMDIFASKGQGKSLNVDLSNNMLSIITRHHEKRVPNIQNLNLSGNRITYVPNLQGIPLRYLNLDGNPLVKVEKGDFTGLKDLIHLSLSGLRGFGELSPHSFKELSALQVLDLSNNPKLSSLSAEVIFGLNSLQELNLSGTSVSSLPKTVLKYLPSIKSITLGKNIQCLKTIKEGQYHRQIGLTKKEVLSCHDSHGSVAAAPYVS